The window AGGGCGGCGGAGTAGCCATCGCCCCCTGTCCGTTCCCTTGCCCCTGCCTCCACCTCGGCTTCCGCCTTTCGCTCGAGCAATTGCCTCTCGAAATCCTCGACGGTCTTCTTGGCCTCTCTGAATCTTGCGTATTGCCCCGCAAGCTCCAGCATTCTGAGCGTCCCCACGCGAGCACGAGTTTCTTCGTCAGGAAATGAGCGGCACACTTCTTCCCTGAGACGAGCTTCCTCTTCTCTGAGGCTCGACAGTCTCTTCCCGGATGCCTCCAGGGACGCTGCGTCCGGCAATTTCCGCCGTCTTGACCGAGAGAGGAGGTAGAGCCCGATATACACTGCAATCGCAACCGCAGCACCCACGCCAATCGTGAGACCCAACTTCCCGTTCAGGACCCCGACGACCAGGGACACGATAAGAATGCCAAGAGAAACTGCGGCGATGGCCCAACCGGGAATCGGTCGAGGCGCGACTCTGGACTGTGCCTCTTTATCCGACAGCTCCCTTTCCGCCAGGCCGACTTCTCCCTCGACGGAGACCGCCCTGGACAGCGTTGAGGAAATGTCGGTCTCGAGTCTCGCGAACGAGGGGTATTCTTTACAAAGTTTCTCCCTCGCCCCCTCGCAGGTCTTCTTTACCTTTTCGTAGTCTTCTTTCGCGGATTGTTCGCTCCTGAGTAGCTTCCGCTTCTCTTTGAGTATGTTTTGGAGCTCGACGAGTCTCCCTATCTTGCTCAGAAACTCTCTCTTCTGAACGCACTTCTCCCTCAGGCCCTTTATCCTCGTCTGAAGCTCCCCGGCCTCTCCTGCCAGGTTTATGTTCCTGGAAAAGAATCCCTCCGCCGTCTCCAGGTCCGCTTGCGCTTTGTTCAACTTGTCCTGGACTTCCTCGATGGCCCTCATCTTTCTGCGGGCTACCCTACCCCAGGGATTCTCGGTAGTAAGCTCGTCGAACCTCGCCTTCAGGAGTTCGATCGCGCCATTATAGTCGGTGGAGCCCGCTCCCGATATGAGTCCCCTGAGCCCGGGAGTGAATTCCGTCTCGAGATGCAGTTGTCGGACGATGGAGGTCTGCCTTGCGAGAGCTCCGTCCGAGAATCCGAAGAGTTGCCGGAGAAGCTCCAGATACGCTCTTTTCTCGTCGCTCCTGTCACTCCTGGAGCGCGGGCTTGCGTCGCCGGAGAACAGCTCCTTCGAGTTTCCGTTCTCGGTTCTCGTCACGGTCACCTTGTTCGAGGAGAAGTCCCTGAGGAATCTCACCGTGCCCCCAACCACTCCAAACTCCACCAGGCCCGTGAATCCTCTGGAGGGAGACCAGGATTGGAAACTCTGCTCCGTGTCCTTTCTCTCGACGCCAAAGACTGTCGCATAGATGGCCTCCACGAGCGTGGACTTGCCGGACTCGTTGCCTCCATAGACAATGTTCAGGCCTCTCTCCGAGAAGCGTATTGAACGCGGAGACGCGAAGGGGCCGAATCCTTCTATTTCAATTCTCAAGATTCTCATTGGCGACGAATTTTCCCTCGGCGTGTGGCGTTGGAACAAGCTCACTTCTTTGGAGCGTGCTTCACTATCCCCTTTTCTGCGAACGCGCTCAGTCCTTCCTTCAACGCGAGTTCATAAGTCGCGGGCTCCGGCGTGGCAGCGATTGCTTCTTTGAGCTTCCGCACGAACATCCCTCGGATTGTCCTCTCACCCAGAATCTCCTCGACGGGAAGTGAAGAGAGCAGGCTGGTGGCGTCATCGATTTCAATGTAGAAAAACTTGCCCGCCAGCGCCCCCGTCAGAAAATCCGATCGTACTACGAAGTCCGGACGTCCCGTCACTGTCAGCTTGAGGAGCAGATTTTCATTCCCCAGTGACTCCAACTTCTCGAGCAGCTCCTCCTCGTCCGAGACCGGCTCAAGATCAAGAGAGAACACTTTCTCCTCCAAGACACGTTTGTTGAACGGGTGCTTCTCCACTCTAACCCGGCCGTCTTCGAAACTTGCCACCACCAGGTAGCGAGGCCCGTTCTCCCCAAACGCTTTCCCTTCGAGTGTGCCGGGGTAGACCACCTTGGTCTCCGCGCGCCCCCCGCCCTGCGGAGACTCGGAGAAACCATGATAGTGCCCGAGGGCGACGTAGTGCATGCCGCTCGAAAGGAGGTCCTCGAGAGCCACTGGAAGGTCCTTGCGCCTCATGTCCCACTCTGGCGAGCCCTTGAGCGAGGCGTGGGCCACGAAAATCCTGTACCCGTCCTCGGGCAGACTTGCCTTCACGCCCGCCAGAAACTCCGCAACCGTTCTTTTCTCTCCAGGTTCGTGTGTGAGCCAGTAGAAGTAGAATTTCTCGCCGTTCAGCACGAGCTCAAGCGGTGCGGTAGAAAAGGGCTCTGCCAAAACGTGTACACCTGAGGGAAAAGATTCCTTCCTGTAAACGCTCTCGGGAAGCGCAATCGTGTCGTGCGTACCAGGAATGATGAGTGCGGGGATTGAAGCCGTCGACAGCCTACCCAGCTGGGCCCTCACGAATCCCCTCACCGTCTCGTCGGGCAGGGAACAATCAAAAAGGTCACCCGCTATTATCATGGCTTTGATCGCGTTCTCGGGCTTCAAGGCATAGTCAACCGCCCTCTGAAAGGCGGACTTGAAGTCCTCAGACCTGGCTCTGGCCTTTTCGGGGCTCAGAAATCCCGGAAGGTAGCCGATGTGGAGATCGGCAAGATGGAGAATTCTCACGGGCATAAAGTCGAAGACCCTCCCATTTGATTCTTCGAGAATAACTCCGGCATCGCGATGGAGACAACGGGAAAGCTGCGCGATGGGACCGTGTCCTTCAGGGGTATCGTGTGGATTCCTCCTTAGAGCGCAAACCTGAGGATTGCTCCTATTCGTCCCTCTGTTTCGAGCGCGGTCGAAACGCCCACGTGAACAACCTTCCCGTTTTGCCGGAGCGTCTCCCGAATCGCTTCCTCCACGACATCGGCCACGCTCCTGGTCTTTGCCTTGCAGAGAGGGCATTCTTGCTCATCTATTCCGACGAAGCGACTGTTGTCACAAACCACCCCGTCCGCCACGTAGCCCATCTCGAGAACGAGCGTGTGAACCTGGCTCCTCCGCAAAGCTCCGAGGGTCGCCCTCAAACCCAGCACTCCCAACCCACCCCCCTTTGCGCTCTCCACGAGCTTGCGCACAAGCTCCACGTCAGAGCGTTCCTCTATCTCCTTGTCCACTTGCATGGTGCGCTTGAGAGCTTCGTCGAGCGGAATCGAGGCATCCACGCTGATTTTCGCCACCACTCGCTCCTTGAGATAGCTGTGCAATAGCCGTTCGAATTCGGGCACGATCTCTGCCTGACCTCCTATGATGAGGCGGTCAAACTTCCTGTTCCGAAGAAACTCGTAGGTGACGTCTGCCACGTTTTTCAGGTGCCTGTGGACGTGGTCCTCTATGTGTCTCTCGATACGACGCTCTTCGTACCCGCCCCAACCCGAGGCCTTGACCTTGCCGGGGACTTCGTCGAATATCTGAGAATGGTCTTCGATCTCACCGAGACACACGGCGAACACGCGCGCCCGCTCTCTATCAACGAGAACCGTGCAGTAGCGTTTGTACTGATCCAACAGCATGGTGAAGGGCCTTATGTACGGATCTCTATCTACGATGAGCAGATTAGTGACGGGACCGGGAAGAGGATAGGCATTCCACAGGCCGGAGCCGGAAGAAGCAAAAATGGCGATTCCTTTTGCTCCTCTTCTGTCCAGTTCGGTCGTGACGTACTTGGAGAGTTTCTCAAAGTCATCCGCGAGCGAGAGCTTCGCTTCTCTTCCGAAGGAGCTCTTCTCGATCGCATGTTTTCTCTCCTTCATCATTCCCTTGAGAACAATCTCTGCGTCTTTCGTCGTGAACTTGAGCGAGCTCAAATCGAGATAGAGGCTTGTCGTTGGAAACTCCTTGCCCGCGCGCTTGAGCAGACTCCAGACTAGTTCATAGCTGATCATACGATGTACTCCTTAGTGACGTGGCGCATTACTGTTCAATAAGTATCGTCCAGAAGCTGAAGATTGCCGACCCTTACCCTCGTAAGCCCCTGGGCCAGAGCCGCGTTTCTTGCGCGTTCGGCGTGCCTGCGAGAAGTCGATGGAAGATCGGGAGTCAGAAAATGTGGGTTAAACGCCAACAAAGAATATGGAATGTCGGGATTGAGTTCGGCAATGAACCCTGCAATGGCCGCCACCTCTTCTTCGTCAACGTATCCCGGCACGAGCAACGTGCTCGCCACGAGGGGCGGAGGGTCGGGCCTCTGTTCGAAGAACGAAGACAGCGTTCGGAAATTGTGAAGAGTCGTCTTGTTGCTGACGCCACACAGGGCAATGTGGATCCGTTCATTTACGGCCTTGAGGTCGAACTTGACGCATCCTCCGGTCTTGAGCGAAATCTCCATCATCTTCTTGGCAAGAGAGGGGTGCATCCCGCCGTTTGTCTCCCAGCAAATGCGGAGCATGCGGGGCGTTGGGGAGCCGCTCGCCTCTTTCATGGCCAGCCTCGAAGCGTGTATGGCGTGCGGGAGTTGGGGCGTCGGGTCTCCTCCGAAAAAACAAATGCAAGACGTCCTGTGATCAACGCTGTTGGCGAGGTCTCTGGCCGAGTGAAGCTCGCCGCGGCGACTCTGGAGCCGAAAGTGCCAGTTTTGACAGAAGAGGCAGTCGAAGTTGCAGGCCTCATAGAAGACGGCGAGGTTCTTATATCCATACTCGGGACCAGG is drawn from Candidatus Eisenbacteria bacterium and contains these coding sequences:
- a CDS encoding AAA family ATPase, yielding MRILRIEIEGFGPFASPRSIRFSERGLNIVYGGNESGKSTLVEAIYATVFGVERKDTEQSFQSWSPSRGFTGLVEFGVVGGTVRFLRDFSSNKVTVTRTENGNSKELFSGDASPRSRSDRSDEKRAYLELLRQLFGFSDGALARQTSIVRQLHLETEFTPGLRGLISGAGSTDYNGAIELLKARFDELTTENPWGRVARRKMRAIEEVQDKLNKAQADLETAEGFFSRNINLAGEAGELQTRIKGLREKCVQKREFLSKIGRLVELQNILKEKRKLLRSEQSAKEDYEKVKKTCEGAREKLCKEYPSFARLETDISSTLSRAVSVEGEVGLAERELSDKEAQSRVAPRPIPGWAIAAVSLGILIVSLVVGVLNGKLGLTIGVGAAVAIAVYIGLYLLSRSRRRKLPDAASLEASGKRLSSLREEEARLREEVCRSFPDEETRARVGTLRMLELAGQYARFREAKKTVEDFERQLLERKAEAEVEAGARERTGGDGYSAALSDAAVGEAKLEQFLKEHEELFPLKDDSEKAAVMAARAKAEIESTEKELAELEGKLTETRIEHARVSASPVSPPEVYQDEIERLRESLARLTLRRDALRLAVQILEECVAQYQAESIERIAGRISKVFKTLTQERYKAVRLSPELEPLLETSAEKEIAPEQISTGAHDQLYFSMRIAMIEELSGEKGLPLILDDPFVNFDDERLERARALLADLAGERDTQVIIFTHGDRHLTWDANVIRLS
- a CDS encoding DNA repair exonuclease is translated as MPVRILHLADLHIGYLPGFLSPEKARARSEDFKSAFQRAVDYALKPENAIKAMIIAGDLFDCSLPDETVRGFVRAQLGRLSTASIPALIIPGTHDTIALPESVYRKESFPSGVHVLAEPFSTAPLELVLNGEKFYFYWLTHEPGEKRTVAEFLAGVKASLPEDGYRIFVAHASLKGSPEWDMRRKDLPVALEDLLSSGMHYVALGHYHGFSESPQGGGRAETKVVYPGTLEGKAFGENGPRYLVVASFEDGRVRVEKHPFNKRVLEEKVFSLDLEPVSDEEELLEKLESLGNENLLLKLTVTGRPDFVVRSDFLTGALAGKFFYIEIDDATSLLSSLPVEEILGERTIRGMFVRKLKEAIAATPEPATYELALKEGLSAFAEKGIVKHAPKK
- a CDS encoding radical SAM protein; translated protein: MATCQVCGENSLLVAQVLSVCRKCILKRFPDCEKYIREAHHKRRDFGLEPEPPRHPDGAECRLCANHCRMAKGSFGYCGVRENRDGKVRQWMNLGCVSWYFDSLPTNCVAGWVCPGGTEAGYPDYSYSPGPEYGYKNLAVFYEACNFDCLFCQNWHFRLQSRRGELHSARDLANSVDHRTSCICFFGGDPTPQLPHAIHASRLAMKEASGSPTPRMLRICWETNGGMHPSLAKKMMEISLKTGGCVKFDLKAVNERIHIALCGVSNKTTLHNFRTLSSFFEQRPDPPPLVASTLLVPGYVDEEEVAAIAGFIAELNPDIPYSLLAFNPHFLTPDLPSTSRRHAERARNAALAQGLTRVRVGNLQLLDDTY